In Paracoccus sp. N5, a single window of DNA contains:
- the paaI gene encoding hydroxyphenylacetyl-CoA thioesterase PaaI, protein MTPQELAEASARAMWNDDSASQRLDMSLDHIAPGEATLSMTITAAMSNGHGNCHGGYIFTLADSAFAFACNSYNQLTVAQHCAITYLVPGRIGDRLTATAREVSRRGRSGIYDIRITNQTGEHVAEFRGHSRTVKGTHLPG, encoded by the coding sequence ATGACCCCGCAGGAACTGGCCGAGGCCAGCGCCCGCGCCATGTGGAACGACGACAGCGCCAGCCAGCGTCTGGACATGAGCCTGGACCACATCGCCCCGGGCGAGGCGACGCTGTCCATGACCATCACCGCCGCCATGTCGAACGGCCACGGCAATTGCCACGGCGGCTATATCTTCACGCTGGCCGACAGCGCCTTCGCCTTTGCCTGCAACAGCTACAACCAGCTGACCGTGGCGCAGCATTGCGCGATCACCTATCTTGTTCCCGGCCGGATCGGAGACCGGCTGACGGCCACGGCACGCGAGGTTTCGCGGCGCGGCCGCTCGGGGATCTACGACATACGCATCACCAACCAGACGGGCGAGCATGTCGCCGAATTCCGCGGCCATTCGCGCACCGTCAAGGGAACCCACCTGCCGGGCTGA
- the paaK gene encoding phenylacetate--CoA ligase PaaK — MQDLSPNRKELDPIETASRDEIEALQFHRMKRSLKHAFENSPFYRNRFIQADVHPEDLKSLKDIAKFPFTVKQDLRDTYPFGMFAVPQTKLVRIHGSSGTTGKPTVVGYTAADIDHWANLIARSIRAAGGRPGDMLHNAYGYGLFTGGIGAHYGAERLGCTVVPMSGGMTERQVTLIDDFKPRIIMVTPSYMLSILDEFRRQGLDPRQSSLEIGIFGAEPWTNAMRQEIEEAFDMHAVDIYGLSEVMGPGVAMECVETKDGLHIWEDHFYPEIIDPVTGAVLPDGEMGELVFTTLTKEALPMVRYRTRDLTRILPGTARSMRRIEKITGRSDDMIILRGVNVFPTQIEEQILKCAGLAPHFQIELTRAGRMDNMTVHVECAEAMADADARAKSAKELAHHIKSVVGVSTRIEVKDPNGIARSEGKAKRVIDNRPKG, encoded by the coding sequence ATGCAAGACCTGTCCCCGAACCGCAAGGAACTTGACCCGATCGAAACCGCCTCGCGCGACGAGATCGAGGCGCTGCAGTTCCACCGCATGAAGCGTTCCCTGAAGCATGCCTTCGAGAATTCGCCCTTCTACCGCAACCGCTTCATCCAGGCGGATGTGCATCCCGAGGATCTGAAGTCCCTGAAGGACATCGCGAAATTCCCCTTTACCGTCAAGCAGGACCTGCGCGACACCTATCCCTTCGGCATGTTCGCGGTGCCGCAGACCAAGCTGGTGCGCATCCACGGCTCGTCCGGGACCACGGGCAAGCCGACGGTGGTGGGCTATACGGCCGCCGACATCGACCATTGGGCGAACCTGATCGCGCGCTCGATCCGCGCCGCGGGCGGCCGGCCCGGCGACATGCTGCACAATGCCTATGGCTATGGCCTGTTCACCGGCGGCATCGGCGCGCATTACGGCGCCGAGCGGCTGGGCTGCACCGTGGTGCCGATGTCGGGCGGCATGACCGAACGGCAGGTGACGCTGATCGACGACTTCAAGCCGCGCATCATCATGGTCACGCCCAGCTACATGCTGTCGATTCTGGACGAATTCCGCCGCCAGGGTCTCGACCCGCGCCAAAGCTCGCTCGAGATCGGCATCTTCGGCGCCGAACCCTGGACCAACGCCATGCGCCAGGAAATCGAGGAAGCTTTCGACATGCACGCCGTCGACATCTACGGCCTCAGCGAGGTCATGGGCCCCGGCGTCGCCATGGAATGCGTCGAGACCAAGGACGGGCTGCACATCTGGGAGGATCATTTCTATCCCGAAATCATCGACCCGGTCACCGGCGCGGTGCTGCCGGACGGCGAGATGGGCGAGCTGGTCTTTACCACGCTGACCAAGGAAGCCCTGCCGATGGTGCGCTACCGCACCCGCGACCTGACCCGCATCCTGCCCGGCACCGCCCGCTCGATGCGGCGGATCGAGAAGATCACCGGCCGCAGCGACGACATGATCATCCTGCGCGGCGTCAACGTCTTCCCGACCCAGATCGAGGAGCAGATCCTGAAATGCGCGGGCCTGGCGCCGCACTTCCAGATCGAGCTCACGCGCGCGGGCCGCATGGACAACATGACCGTGCATGTCGAATGCGCCGAGGCGATGGCCGACGCCGATGCCCGCGCCAAATCCGCCAAGGAGCTGGCGCATCACATCAAGTCGGTGGTCGGCGTCTCGACCAGGATCGAGGTCAAGGATCCGAACGGCATCGCCCGCTCGGAAGGCAAGGCCAAGCGGGTGATCGACAACCGGCCCAAGGGTTGA